From the genome of Apis cerana isolate GH-2021 linkage group LG15, AcerK_1.0, whole genome shotgun sequence:
tttattatatatatatatatataaatataataaaaaaataataaaaaaaattgttataaattgttataaatattgtgaatattataatcaaaattgaaaaaaaatagaaagaattattttttgttaaaaaatgaaatgtatatgattactaatttattaatttattttttttttttaatattaattatgaattatatcaatgtattaattctttgatatattgatgcatgtatttttttgagtatcactttttgtttattatacattaatattgtaatttatcaatcattgtcattaacttatttattaaaatatagtaaaacaattattatatattatataataactgttaagcaaaatatgtttttatttttaaaatattcaagaagaattaaaaaatagcaagATTTCAGCTTCAGTTCATCATCATCTCATCTTAGATAATGTTCATTGGCGTATCATTGGACCTGCAGGTCCAATATGCATTTCAGTTCGTCTGGAGGATTGAGTCCGAGTAGTCGAGAAGGTATAGATCCAATTACAGAATTACTTTCTCAATTATCCGGTGTTCGTAGAAGTGGTGGAGGAACTGGTCAGAGTTCGTCAGCACCAACGCAATTACATCAATTGCAAATGCAGCTACAATTAGAACGACAACAAGTTAGAGTATGtctaatttaatacaaaaaaatttttcaatgaaatgattttaatttacttaataaaaaaattttatcaaagcaatttttttttaagataaataaaaatataaatttttataaatactttttattaggcTGCTAGACAACAATTGGAACGGTTACCTAGGAGGCAGACTCAAGTTCTTGGTTCTGCAAGTTGTGGAGGAATTATTAGTGGAAGTGGTCATTCTACTACTATGACCAATGTGGTAGCAAATAGTACGACTAGtaacaataatacaaataatgtgGCGAACCCGTCCGGCGTATCATCTACCAGTTCACAAAACTATATGTTTCTATTGCCaaagtatgtattatattctaattttaatatatacaataatatatttataatacaataataatatattatttatatttaattaataataaaaaatatatccaaattattatttgatatttaagtatctttataaatatatttttgcgcGTTATAACCGCGCGTATATActcttaaaaatcttttgtctaaatttgtaaaattgcaTGTCATGATCAATGCATGGGATGCCAAAAACATTTAAGATAATTCCATGAAAATATGATGAATAAAACGGatctttttttagttttcaaaAGACAATAATTTTGTGtttattcagaattttatttaattattatattaaatataattaattctatatataaatatttttttcttgttatagATGTATTACCAGTTCTCTCTCTGACTCACAGTTGCAAAATATTGAACGTGAAAGTGCAAATAGAAGTCTTTTTACGTGCGAACTTATTCTTGGAACGCTTTGTCAAACATTGCCGGAATTAACACAGGAACAATCTGTAGCACAAACACCAGTATCAAGTGCAACTACTGCTACAAATAGTCCCGAAACACCAAATGCTAATTCTTCCACAATTTctacaaagaaattaaatgtaactCAAGAAGCGAAAAGGGATCAAACAATGAATAAACATGTAACGCAGACATCTACGCAACAATCACATACTGTTCAGACTACTACTGCTGGTAGTGTAGGGACAGGTCTTCAAAGTCAAGGATTGCCTCCAAATTCTAATAATCTTGCGTTACAAAATACACCTATGGTTCAAACACTGATGCATAGTGTATTACCTGAATCATTggtaagtataaataataaatataaataagttaaatatataatgttaaaaatatgattaattttactactcgtattaaagaaatatgataaatataatttagcacttgtattttattatataggtaTTGCAGGAACCACTGTCACTACCATATAGTAGAACTATCAGAGAACCGATAGTAACTCCAGCGCCAGCGTACCTTAGAGGTGGAGTTGGTCCAGTTGGCGTAACAGGTCCTTCACGTAGGAAGCCGGTTAGAGCTGTAGATGGCAGAAACCAATCTACGGAACCTCCGCCCCCACACTAACCCTTCCTTAGCCCGTACCCATCCACCCTGATTCCTCACAGGACCCTCTAGCACTAGTCCTAGCACTGTTTAGAACACCTcatcattattgttattattataatattatatattaataattattcaaatgccCTCCTCCTCACCCTCCCTATCTTATCACTTCTCAAAACTCTAATCTCGCCATCTTTTGTCGTTATGTGACATGGAACAAGGGCAAGGGCTGATTCGCCGACATAtgcaaataatgtaaataactCACTTCTTGCAGTCATATACACTCCTCGCTAGAGGTTGAAAACGGTTATAATATGAGTTCGGATTCTCAAAACAGTTGTAAGAACCGACATAATGTAACAGTTGTAGGTGAAGAAAGTTCTGAGGGTGCAGGGCCTATATCGGTTATGGATACATTTCTGGAATttgttatgttttataaatcagTTATGTATCAATTCTGTACGTttctaaaaatacattaattatatatcaattttgaattgatTGAACATTAATTTAGCactaatttaagatattattaacactaacattattaatttttataatatatcagttaaatattaattttataacaattataattattgattatttatccttttaacaaaatgatatagaatattttttatataaaaatatttatttctatagatTTCAAATCAAAACTGTCCATCAATTGCTCAAGAATATATCTGtactttacttttattttaacagttattcttcagaatttgtttacaatacatttttttattattaaatttctttatttgcaaatcaaaatttgttcTCATATCTTGttccatataaaaaaaatgaattgaaaaataaaatgataggaatctaatttttacaaaatcgatataataaaagagtGCAACATTATAATCAGAACCGATAAAAATcagaacttttttttatctataataattttaatattattttggttctttataattgtttaattagaatctttataacatttattaaccGTTATTTATGGAACTTTCTCAATCTCTGCTCCTCGTACACGCTCTTCAGCGAGTCTTGCCACGTTCTACATCGATATTATATCCACTTACAATAACTTAATCGAGGCTAGAGACGGGcaggtaaaaataataataatataattatattagcgTTTTATGTTTGGTGGTTGTATGGGTTTGTTAGAACAGAATTAGATTGATAAAATACTCAGTTTTATTTAACACATAAAACCTCGGGAATGTAGAAACTTTAACAATTCACAAGACGCACTGCCCGTCATACGCACCAGTTTAATtgtgtttaatttaaactggtaaaatttttttggtcgtcgaatattaaatacatttcttaaaaattagttattattgtcatatatatctttgaaatatgtttaatgataaaagatttataaatttatctggGTTGGTCCGTTTACATTTACGTATCTTAATCATtagacaattattttaaaaaaaagtattaataattttaatctataatttatggtatcataaaagtttatatgCATTAACgttttgttaaaaaagttttaagtaACCAATTATCGaggtttaaattatttcaaaattaataattaaagtaaaaattagttAGCGGACCATtccttaatatatttcaattgctcagaaattaaaattttaaaatggagGGATTAAACTGGGTgctaaaatgttaattaaataaatcttgaatcattttttctattaaaatcaatcgtatttatttatagtatttgttatgaacttttttttttcgttactgTTTTGAATTTCTCCATACATTGCACTAaacatgttttaaaaatattatatgaattttttttaaatgttcattTATGTATCTATAATCGCTCCATTTTATAAtgtgaaacgaaataatatttgtatgtgtgttcgctttttttttcgataatagaTTATTGATTTGGTATATATGAGAATTATACGatgtatcgaagaaaaattgaggAATGTTTGTATTCTGTTTCTTCGAATTGAAAGATGCTAAAAGTAtagttaatatttcttttacatagaatttaatggaaaataatgcATGTACGTAATATGTGCGTATGACGCACGCAAATGCATTCGAAACTTGTGAAGATTCTACTGAAAGTAGAACCTGAAAACGCTCGTACAAACgagcaataattatttttcaattatgtttAACTCTTACTGCTCCCtccttcccctttttttttttaatttttgcctatatttctcgtttatcatttatgtacatttcatattgtaattaatttcccTTGTATTACTTTCTGATCTTATGTTATTTGATTTGTGGGTGTATCTGCAAGATGTGGATGAAaatgaagtaaaattatacatatacatatatacatataaacttgtaaaaagttatgcaaaatatgtagcgtgtgatttaatttttttgtcttaTGCTTTCGCGTGTTCTGGCATTCTCGATGGTAAATTCAAAACCGAGTTACTTATGACATTACAAATAACCAaaggtattaaaaatatcatacgtttcgttcttttttattttccttgaatctttcattcaattataattttatattttcatttaaatatattatccgcTTCACGCAcctattttcagatatttctAATAACTTCTCGTATTTCTCTTGTGATGTATGAGTtggaaacaatatataaaatagtgaaGCAacgatatgtaaaaaaaaagtatactaATTGCCTTAACGCGAAATGcctgaaaagagaaaagtccAGTCTTTTATGGAATGTATGGTTAATCAAAAGAATCCTTTGCACGTGATACTTAAATAAAAGTGATGCTGTATACTTATCCAAAGTGAATAAATATGTGCATATCCACAATTGAAAgatacgaataaaaagaataaaaaatgaatttctcaTTGATGTGCACACTTCGATGACTGATAAACtagttatttttcaaattttacacgAATTCATAAGCGTATAATCTCAGAACGAAGCAAGACTCCAAACACAGTTTAatacagaaaattaattacatcaattaaaggaaggaaagaaagaaagaaataattaacatgatttgctatgtattaaataagttCATATAAAGTCGAAAATTACAactgtttttttcttctattcttgTCACTGCGAACTTATGTTTCCCTTGTTTCCACGTCACTTTGGgattgtaaaattttggatttttacatgtctattttattattaatattattttattatgtttatcatcatatgtattatatacgaTGTAACAGGAAAATGTCTGATACATCTCGTTATcagaaaaaatgtttcgaggGACAATGTAACGCCTGTTCCAAAAATTCAATGCTGTAttaatatcgttatatttttattgttaggATGTttgtcatattttattttgaaatcttaGCATAATCTTAACAAACAgctttttagattatatatgaataaatatatatatatttatttatatattaatatatatttatatttatatatatatttattgataaaaatgaaaagatatctTGGAGTATCATCGTAACGCttaaattcttcctttttcttttctttttcctaaaaaaaaagcatacataattaaataccttttttcttaatttataaatattcttaaatcttaattaattgcattagaaagttttgatatttaatatttttaagaaattagtatgctttttaaaaatatcgatgattCTCCTGAATATCCttcatgaaaaaagaaataaaattatcaaacaatTATTCTTGTGAATGAAGTaacaaacagaaaaaaaatattcttgggtGGCTTAAACAGTTGTTTTTATCGTCCTTTATCCGTATATCGTCGAGTatataaggaaaaataattttctgtgaatttttaatcgaaacctTTACGCCCGAcgaattaacaaaaaagaaaagaaagagaatgaaaaaatagaagagaagACAACTTCactaagaatataattctgtCAAAGTAAATGTAGCCAGTTTTACAATGAATCATGAAGATTAAAGGTGGAATTCAACCTCGTTACAttttttggattaaaaaaaaaaaaaaaaataagaagaaaaaaacaaaaaaatatggaacgcGTACGACATTTTCCCCTTTTCTATTCGATGAAgagaattttcttctaatgaattgaaaatttcaatttatatttaaatatattttacgcaTCATTGCCTAtcgtatgaatataaataaatgatatataagtatatatatatgtatatgtgtatatatatatgtgtatatataagtatgtatatatatatatatatacatacttatatatatatatatattaaatatacatatacataacatACATTGACGTGAATGTATGTATACTTCTACGCATTTGTATAAGAGCAATTGAATAATTGCGTTTGTGCGTAGATTCgacttattttctttattaattaatataaagaacaTGAATTTACGtatcaaagtaaaaattatgtagatggctaaaaataaggaagaaaacTGAAAATAATGCTATTGAAAACACAATACACACAATTTATCcttaggaaaaaaataaaaaaattttaaatttaattaaaatctcgataatttatcatattacactcttattataatactgtttcttatctttataatcaattattagcGATTAATAATAGGGCTTATATATAGATGGTGGCCCAATTATATGGGAAGGAATCCCTTTCTTTCtataatggtatatatatgtatatatgtatacatatacatatatatattattaaaatataataattttaacgaaggGGATGTGTCGttgacattaataatattgtaattaacgaCGCGCGaatcattcataaaaaattgtactttGTCATTAAGATGctatctgataaaaaaaaggaaaaaaggtaaaaaaaaaataataataataataaaaagaaataatgatgaaCGTGAGAAAGgaaactttcttttcttttttattaagaatatttattatactatattttccaCAGTATTTTTGTACTGTGATATATGCGGATGTGCATGATTAAGAACTGTTGCAGCGTTGCCTTCCTCACGTTAgagttttatttgaaaaatttcacagtaaataatatttagcgAAAGAATACGacatgaatagaaaaaaatacaagatctTTTTGgtattaaataagattaaataaataaaattaaataaaaaatattctcaattgAAGCATTGTtcgattcatatttttgttatactgaaatatgtgtaatattgttataatatgaaaattttttagtttgttttaattatttaatagaatcatGTCGTGTTTAAGACTTTTGTCTTAtgcattaattttgttaaatatattcaaatattttaagatcgaTTAGTATTTTTGACGGAATTCTgacaagttttatttataatcctaGCCAAAGGAAGAAGCGAGTGGTGTACGGAGGAGAgcacgatagaaaaatttgtagGACCTAGCAAAGCGCATAtaagtatatgtatgtaaCTAGAAAGAAGAGTGGGTTAAAAAACAATGTAGCGGCTTTTGTAGCCCTCTAAAAtccaaatgatttttttctacatcTTCTTGTTTCAAGTGATGAAGGGTGGTGTACGGGATAAAAGGGTAGAATCAAAACAAAAATGGATGTAATAAAGCTTCCCCCACATAAGTCCTTTCTAGTTCGTCGGGCAAACAAAGCAGTGTAAGAATGAACGAAGGAAAActgtatgtatacatatttgtgtatgtgtgtgccTGTACGAgaagaacaaaagaaaatatgtttcatcttttttttttctttttcattttttctttgcttatcaaataatttttatcttaagaaTTTCTCAATTGAAacatcgattattttataaatggattACACAACCAGgttgaaataaattagagAAAGAAACACATAGAAAGTAAATCTTCGAatacaaatattgaattgcaattactattattgcaaatttacTCGAGTTACGAACTTAATGGCACGGCCGCATTAAGCGTGATCCACTGCCTgagctaaaaaaattaaaaaataattcatgataAGCATTCATCGGCTTTATATATGTAAGCTTCAAAACAATGTTCACTCTTCGTTGTGAAAAACGCAGATTTTCATGTGTAAATCTTTGAAAGACAAAATGGTGGTAAATGTCCTAGTTATATTATGCAAAGCTGATTTCTTTGTGATCAGTATAGTATTAGATATCGCACAATCGTGCATTCACAAGATTACCTTAATTCGGCCTTGCTCATCGATACATGTAGTTAAAGAGCACTCATTTTGTCGAGAAAACtagatttctgattttttaatttcaacaaaattgcTGTCAAAAGCATCGCGTAACAATGTATTGAATTTTTGCTAACAATTTTTCCCTAAGCCTGTtcgaaaatacataataaaattacagtgACTATTCGCGAATTTTTAcctgatttttaaaaaatcgaaaaagaaatcgacCGATACAAAATGTATGCGCGTAATAAACGAAagtgaaaaagagaagagaaaaagaataaaatcgaatgaaaaaaattatgatgataaaacagaaatattcTGCGTGACACATTAAAGTGAAAAGTGTTAATGAATATTACTACTAAAGTAATAATAggcaattaaaatgaaatcttatacataataattattgaaatgtaaATTGTGTTTGGTTGTATTTTGTGTTATTCGCCTCTGATGCtaaatataatggaaattcgattaaattcgtttatatttattatataattgttattatatattgtttatacttattatataaatcgaaaaacttttatatttttttaaatattgtaatagaattatttgaatttgaactTGGCGctagtttttaaattagacTTGCGCACAAGTATTAACTTGTGATTTGTTCGTTACTATAAACGTAACCGtagaatgattttgaaaatacgtATTAGTAATctgtttattaatatgtacatatgtatctGATAAAAGTTCATAGTTTCGCGCGttagcaaatattttcaacattttaaaaaactttctaaaaatGGGAGAGTTACTTACTCTCGAGAGTGCTAAACAAATTGCAGCTTACAAAGCAGTTGATGAATATGTGAAggtaattttacttttaaataaattatgatataataacaggttatataaatttattagtattttattatttaaattttgcgtACAACCATTTTACAGAATAACAGTATCATTGGAATTGGTAGTGGATCTACAGTAATATATGCTATTCACAGGCTTGGTaaacattctattttatatataattatgatcatttgtaataaatttttcttgtatattaCTGTAgtttgtatttcattttttctttaagacaTTAATAGAATAGACCTTTGATCCCATAAAGAGATAAGATtatttgattcaaatataattggaacaagtattttaattctcaaattataaattttcttacatagatttaagatatttctaatatatatttatcatatatttatataaataaatgattgaataaattatatttcagttGAACGTGTAAAGGAGGAAAATCTTAATGTTATTTGTGTTCCAACTTCATTCCAAGCTcggcaattaatattaaataatcatcttACATTGGGTGATTTGGAGACCTATCCTAAAgtaagaaacaattttttattttattatttataaaaactttgtaTATTGTTGTTTAAACATTAACAGTTGGATTGTGCAATTGATGGAGCAGATGAAGTTGATTCCGACATGAATCTTAtcaaaggaggaggaggttgtttacttcaagaaaaaattgttgcatCCTGTGCTAATCAACTTATTATAGTAGCAGATTATACGTAAATgtatttttgcaaaagaaatattttgataattacttttacttataatatttaatataattttaggaaaaattctcaaaaacttggtgaacaatataaaaaaggtATTCCTATTGAAGTAGTTCCTATGGCATATGTTGCTATTTTAAGAAGAATTGAAGATAATTATGGAGGACTTGTGAAAGTTAGAATGGCTTTAGCTAAagctgtaaatattttttaataaattttttcttgtaaattaataaatattgtgtatattatattaattactctTTTCTAGGGTCCAGTTATAACAGATAATGGTAATTTTATCCTTGATTGGCATTTTCCTCGTGATATAAGTAATTgggataaaatcaatatagaaATCTCAATGATACCAGGAGTAGTTGAAACTggactttttataaaaatggcaAAAAAAGTGTACTTTGGAATGCCTGATGGTAGTGTTAAAgaacaattttaatgttttatattaacaatattttaaatatgttcataattcatgatattaatttaaatttagtttaaattatGACAAAAGGattgaaataatcttaatttttttttagataatatattttcattcttgcCATTTATGACATATTACATTCATATACATTCAAATCTTAATCTTTTTGCAACTAGATCTTAAATAAGATTGTGTTTTATAGActgaattattttctgtactttttacatatttattttttgattcaatGTATAAAGGAACacataaaatacttaaaatcttttttttgtgataatttttattctaagtGTGCTATAAGTGGTgctcaaataattatacactgtttgtataataattaatcattgtaaaactaaaaattaaaaaaatatagaaatttttatataatattttgtttttattcactatatatctatattaaaatttaaaaaaaaatatttatattaaattttatttatcattattttatttctatttattaaatattgtataaataaattaataagatgtgtcgttataaataatctatgatgtataaaaaaaaaaaaataaacgccCGAACAGGGACTCGAACCCTGGACCCTCAGATTAAAAGTCTGATGCTCTACCGACTGAGCTATCCAGGCATTCGagaattgtatttttgtaactagtaaaagtagaatttattcaaaaaaattccattaagaattttattgattattataattaattgaataatatattaaatatgaaaattaaaaaattattttctttctttttattttaataaataatatcatttatatttatttattatatagattatttagaaatctaatctagatataatttttatataaacatttttaacaaagcgaaacattgataaaatgattattcattttatatataaatgttctttatatatataccaagaatataatgtaatacatatcaagaataatattaatttaatattaatattaataatattaatatcgctTATTCATTaacttaaaatcaattataaattcaattataaatataaatatatttttgaaaatgcacAAAAAATGGTAACAAaacttatgaaaatttaatataaaaaattttatttatagattaaatattgtaataaaaaaagttcatttcgaaatttcatatgtgcaataaatattgtacataaaaaaaatatattgtatataaatatatataaaaaaaatattttatttttaaaaaatattttgattcgaaatatattatacggaatacatatattttttaatttgtatttaatatataatcgaataaatattcaaaaaaaaaatgattaaaaatttaaatgaaagaggGTGAATAAGAGGCAGCACCAAAGATTGAACAACTTTAACGTAACTCAGCGGGTTCTGATGTGCGAACGTTGTAAGTACTTAACCCCGGGCTGCTTTCCTTTGATTTACACGAAGTTTCTTATCGGTCAATGCTTCATAAGCTGCTTCTTGCATTGATCGTTGTATAATGT
Proteins encoded in this window:
- the LOC107996359 gene encoding ribose-5-phosphate isomerase isoform X2 codes for the protein MGELLTLESAKQIAAYKAVDEYVKNNSIIGIGSGSTVIYAIHRLVERVKEENLNVICVPTSFQARQLILNNHLTLGDLETYPKLDCAIDGADEVDSDMNLIKGGGGCLLQEKIVASCANQLIIVADYTKNSQKLGEQYKKGIPIEVVPMAYVAILRRIEDNYGGLVKVRMALAKAGPVITDNGNFILDWHFPRDISNWDKINIEISMIPGVVETGLFIKMAKKVYFGMPDGSVKEQF
- the LOC107996347 gene encoding E3 ubiquitin-protein ligase KCMF1 isoform X1; this translates as MNRHDGVSCDACLKGNFRGRRYKCLVCYDYDLCANCYEGGASTTRHHSDHPMQCILTRSEFELYYGGEAVSVEQPQSLTCPYCTRMGFTEATLQEHVAADHSDTSFEVVCPVCASIPGGDPNNVTDDFAGHLSLEHRSGPRDLISFLDEPASSRYTGRRITHSSRVVGGPRPRRSNMHFSSSGGLSPSSREGIDPITELLSQLSGVRRSGGGTGQSSSAPTQLHQLQMQLQLERQQVRAARQQLERLPRRQTQVLGSASCGGIISGSGHSTTMTNVVANSTTSNNNTNNVANPSGVSSTSSQNYMFLLPKCITSSLSDSQLQNIERESANRSLFTCELILGTLCQTLPELTQEQSVAQTPVSSATTATNSPETPNANSSTISTKKLNVTQEAKRDQTMNKHVTQTSTQQSHTVQTTTAGSVGTGLQSQGLPPNSNNLALQNTPMVQTLMHSVLPESLVLQEPLSLPYSRTIREPIVTPAPAYLRGGVGPVGVTGPSRRKPVRAVDGRNQSTEPPPPH
- the LOC107996347 gene encoding E3 ubiquitin-protein ligase KCMF1 isoform X2, with translation MNRHDGVSCDACLKGNFRGRRYKCLVCYDYDLCANCYEGGASTTRHHSDHPMQCILTRSEFELYYGGEAVSVEQPQSLTCPYCTRMGFTEATLQEHVAADHSDTSFEVVCPVCASIPGGDPNNVTDDFAGHLSLEHRSGPRDLISFLDEPASSRYTGRRITHSSRVVGGPRPRSSSGGLSPSSREGIDPITELLSQLSGVRRSGGGTGQSSSAPTQLHQLQMQLQLERQQVRAARQQLERLPRRQTQVLGSASCGGIISGSGHSTTMTNVVANSTTSNNNTNNVANPSGVSSTSSQNYMFLLPKCITSSLSDSQLQNIERESANRSLFTCELILGTLCQTLPELTQEQSVAQTPVSSATTATNSPETPNANSSTISTKKLNVTQEAKRDQTMNKHVTQTSTQQSHTVQTTTAGSVGTGLQSQGLPPNSNNLALQNTPMVQTLMHSVLPESLVLQEPLSLPYSRTIREPIVTPAPAYLRGGVGPVGVTGPSRRKPVRAVDGRNQSTEPPPPH
- the LOC107996359 gene encoding ribose-5-phosphate isomerase isoform X1, whose product is MGELLTLESAKQIAAYKAVDEYVKNNSIIGIGSGSTVIYAIHRLVERVKEENLNVICVPTSFQARQLILNNHLTLGDLETYPKLDCAIDGADEVDSDMNLIKGGGGCLLQEKIVASCANQLIIVADYTKNSQKLGEQYKKGIPIEVVPMAYVAILRRIEDNYGGLVKVRMALAKAGPVITDNGNFILDWHFPRDISNWDKINIEISMIPGVVETGLFIKMAKKVYFGMPDDNIFSFLPFMTYYIHIHSNLNLFATRS